Proteins encoded by one window of Candidatus Zixiibacteriota bacterium:
- a CDS encoding S41 family peptidase: MVRFTVQLFGVTVFALGLIWFVGSGEAQQSDPKEPVLWADTFHINLEETPDSAALESRRQDRDSFLMDVKKLTHTALNIRNQYMEEVNTEEIIKAGINGMLSDLDRFSVLMEKSSYDALMESTHGKYEGLGMQIDERNDRIVIISPIEGTPAYNKGLRAGDIIWAIDGKSTEGMTSAEASKMMRGKAGTSIKLAIKRNGIEEPIEFELERALIELKSVNYAGVIPGTTIGYVRLSRFAEETSHELRQAISDLNGKGITALVFDLRSNGGGLLDQAKETAELFLQEGREIVYTKGRFENTERHYRAERPPLFPPDKPLVILVDEGTASASEIVAGAVQDWDRGLIVGNTTYGKGLVQQIFPISSDGSMALKLTTAKYYVPSGRCIQKPETQAKPGSHAALEDEETEAAPEKPADSLAVSSEEIYYTNGGRVVYGGGGIVPDIEIARETWKPIEINLYQSGLFFNYAVQYVADHPSVKPDVEVTDGMLDDFRQYIKKEKFDYTSSLEASLEKLRETAEREKKVDLLAEVLDSLNTLVELEKSHDFDESKDYIRRTIKREIVSAIAGQTGVYEEIVLRTDDAVRKAVEILQSGQYTKLITEGQKKAQAD; the protein is encoded by the coding sequence ATGGTTCGCTTCACAGTTCAGCTCTTCGGCGTCACCGTATTCGCGCTCGGCTTGATCTGGTTCGTGGGCTCCGGCGAGGCCCAGCAGTCCGACCCCAAAGAACCGGTGCTCTGGGCGGATACCTTCCACATCAACCTGGAAGAGACGCCCGACTCGGCCGCCCTCGAGAGCCGCCGCCAGGACCGCGACTCCTTCCTGATGGACGTGAAGAAGCTCACCCATACGGCGCTCAATATCCGCAATCAGTACATGGAGGAGGTCAACACCGAGGAGATCATCAAGGCCGGCATCAACGGGATGCTCTCGGATCTCGACCGCTTCAGCGTGCTCATGGAGAAGAGCTCGTACGACGCCCTGATGGAGTCGACGCACGGGAAGTACGAGGGGCTGGGGATGCAGATCGACGAGCGCAACGACCGCATCGTCATCATCTCCCCGATCGAGGGGACGCCCGCCTACAACAAGGGTCTCCGGGCGGGGGATATCATCTGGGCGATCGACGGGAAGTCGACGGAAGGGATGACCTCGGCCGAGGCGTCGAAAATGATGCGCGGCAAAGCCGGGACGTCGATCAAGCTGGCGATCAAGCGCAACGGGATCGAGGAGCCGATCGAGTTTGAGCTCGAACGAGCGCTGATCGAACTGAAGTCGGTGAACTATGCCGGGGTGATTCCGGGGACGACGATCGGGTACGTGCGGCTCTCGCGGTTCGCCGAGGAGACCTCGCACGAACTGCGCCAGGCGATCAGCGATCTCAACGGCAAGGGGATCACGGCGCTGGTGTTCGACCTGCGCTCCAACGGCGGGGGACTGCTCGATCAGGCTAAGGAGACGGCCGAGTTGTTCTTGCAGGAGGGGCGCGAGATCGTCTACACCAAAGGGCGTTTTGAGAACACCGAGCGCCACTATCGCGCGGAGCGCCCGCCGCTGTTCCCGCCGGACAAGCCGCTGGTGATCCTGGTCGATGAAGGCACGGCCTCAGCCTCGGAAATTGTCGCCGGCGCCGTGCAGGACTGGGACCGCGGCCTCATCGTGGGCAACACGACCTACGGCAAGGGGCTCGTGCAGCAGATTTTCCCGATCTCGTCGGATGGGAGCATGGCGCTCAAGCTCACGACGGCCAAGTACTACGTGCCCTCGGGACGGTGCATCCAGAAGCCGGAGACACAGGCCAAGCCGGGGTCGCACGCGGCCCTCGAGGACGAGGAAACCGAGGCGGCGCCCGAGAAGCCGGCCGACTCCCTCGCCGTCTCGTCGGAGGAAATCTACTACACGAACGGCGGCCGGGTTGTCTACGGCGGCGGCGGCATCGTGCCTGATATCGAAATCGCCCGCGAAACCTGGAAGCCGATCGAGATCAACCTGTACCAGTCGGGGCTGTTCTTCAACTACGCCGTCCAGTATGTCGCCGACCACCCGAGCGTCAAGCCGGACGTCGAGGTGACCGACGGGATGCTCGATGATTTCCGGCAGTACATCAAGAAGGAGAAGTTCGACTACACGTCGTCGCTGGAGGCCTCGCTGGAGAAACTGCGGGAAACGGCCGAGCGCGAGAAGAAGGTCGACCTCCTCGCCGAGGTGCTCGACAGCCTGAACACCCTGGTCGAGCTGGAGAAGAGCCACGACTTCGACGAGTCGAAAGACTACATCCGCCGGACGATCAAGCGGGAGATCGTGTCGGCCATCGCCGGGCAGACCGGGGTATACGAGGAGATCGTGCTGAGGACCGACGATGCTGTGCGCAAGGCGGTCGAGATACTCCAGAGCGGTCAGTACACCAAGCTGATCACGGAGGGGCAGAAGAAAGCCCAGGCGGATTAG
- a CDS encoding HAD family hydrolase, with amino-acid sequence MSRIKNLIFDLDGTLIDSSEGVVAAFHYAFAAAGLPLPPAEEVKRFIGYPLETMFAHFTDYSPERLRTYFRERAAETIVASTVPLPEVEPTLAALRDRGFRLAIATTKIVANIEGILDKLDWRGVFEAYAGGNEVQAVKPDPEIFRLVLARLGAVPRESLVIGDTINDILAAQAVPLPVIAVASPWEPAGRVLAACPDFFLDSISQLPRVLDEINTRRSPG; translated from the coding sequence ATGAGCCGGATCAAGAACCTCATTTTCGACCTCGACGGCACCCTGATCGACTCCTCCGAGGGCGTCGTGGCGGCATTCCACTACGCCTTCGCTGCCGCCGGCCTTCCGCTTCCGCCCGCCGAAGAAGTCAAGCGGTTTATTGGGTATCCGCTCGAGACAATGTTCGCGCACTTCACCGACTACTCCCCCGAACGCCTGAGGACGTACTTCCGCGAGAGAGCCGCCGAGACGATTGTCGCGTCGACGGTCCCGCTGCCGGAGGTTGAGCCGACGCTGGCGGCTCTCCGCGACCGGGGTTTCCGCCTGGCCATTGCGACCACCAAGATCGTCGCCAACATCGAGGGGATCCTCGACAAGCTCGACTGGCGGGGGGTGTTCGAGGCCTACGCGGGCGGCAATGAAGTGCAGGCGGTCAAACCCGACCCGGAGATTTTCCGCCTGGTCCTCGCGCGGCTCGGCGCCGTTCCGCGAGAATCGCTTGTGATCGGCGACACGATCAACGACATCCTCGCGGCGCAGGCGGTCCCGCTGCCGGTGATCGCGGTGGCCTCGCCGTGGGAACCGGCCGGCCGAGTCCTAGCCGCCTGCCCAGATTTCTTCCTCGACTCGATCTCCCAGCTCCCGCGTGTGCTCGACGAGATCAACACCCGCAGATCGCCGGGGTGA